CCCGGTCATGCCTGGTGTCCTTATTGTTGAAGCGTTAGCACAAGTAGGTGCAGTGGCGATCTTGAAGAAGGAAGAAAACCGCGGAAGAATCGCATTGTTTGGCGGAATTGATAAATGCCGCTTCAAAGAAGAAGTGAAACCAGGTGATCAGCTGCGATTAGAAGTAGAGATTGTCCGTTTGCGTGGACCAGTTGGTAAAGGGAAAGCAACGGCAACGGTCAATGGTAAAGTAGCAGTAGAAACAGAAATGACATTTGCATTGAAATAGGGGTCAGACCCCGCACAAAGGTAGTGCAAAAAGCCAGGGGTCTGACCCCGTTCAAAAAGGCGATCTCAAGCGTGAGGTGGCCTTTTTTTGCTGCGTAAATAAAAGGGGTCTGACCCCAAAAAAATATCCAGTAATTTGGGGAAATAATAGGGATAGTAGACTAGTATATGAAAGGTATAAAGGAACCATATTCCTTTATAAACCTCGGTGGTAAACTAGTACTAATAAAGGTACAATTTGGAGAAATTCTTATGTCACAAAGCTATAGGGGCTAAGGGTAACATGGTGCTTATCTATGCTAGCCAGCTGCCATTACAGAGGAGGGATTGGTAATGAAGAAGTTTATGTCGAAAACAATAGTCACTGCAGTAGCATTAAGTTTAGTGCTATCAGCTCCGTTACATGCTGCAGCAAACAATGGAAAAGGAAATCCAGGTCATAGCGGAAATAACGGAAACAATGGAAAGGGTCAGCCTAAACAAGAACGAGTACTTCCTAACCAAGAGAAAAAGGAAGAGAGAGGACCTAAACAACAATCAGATAAACATATTGCGAAAATCGATGATCGGTTGGACCGTATCGAAAGTGATATTTATAGTGTACGTACAGATATAGCTAGTTATTTTGATATTACTTTTGATAATGAACAACAAAACAATGATGAAACTGTGGAAGTAAGTGAAGAAGAAGAACGAGAGGGTGCTGAAGAGGCCCACTCAAATGAAATAGAATCAGACGAAACAAAGTCGGCTGGAGAAGAATCTACTACCGAAAATGACGCCGAAGTGGTAGCGCAAGCGAAGGTAGAAGAATCTGATGAAGACTCTAGTCACGAAGAGGCAACTGAAGAAGATGTTAATGAGAACGCGGCTTCCGAAGATGAAAATAATCAAAATGACGAAGAAGCAAGCGATGAAGAAGGTATGGTTGATGAGTTAGAAGAGGAGTTACAAGAATTAGAAAACCAGCGTCATCATAGCTTTGCTGGTAAATTAAATGCGCAATTAAATAAATTAAATGCTGTCGAAAACCGATTAGGGAAAGGCTCCCTTAAGAGCAGTGAAGCTACCGAAGAAGTAGCTGAAAGAGTGGAACAGCTGCGGGAATTAGCAGAGGGCACACTTTCTACGTTAAGAGAAAAGCAAAGTTCATTAGTTGACCGTATCGTTAACGATGAAAACAATAAGGAATTCGAACAAGAAGATGTATCTCCGGTATCTGCTGATAAAACGTGGTCGATTCAGTTTAGTACTAAGCTTAATGCATCAACCGTAAACAGTGAAAACTTTATTGTGTCGAACTCTGAGGAAGAAATAATTGAAGTTGATATTACTTATAATGAAGCAACGGGTACCGTAACTATTGAGCCTGTCGAAACGTTCGTCACAGGTGAAGCATATATGTTGTTCATTAGTAGTGATGTTACATCTGAAGAAGGACAAAAGTTAGTGGAGTCAATTACAATGAGCTTCTCAATCGAATAAAGGGGTCTGACCCCTCTCAAAAAGGCGATCTCAAGCGTGAGGTGGCCTTTTTTGCTGCGCAAATGTAAAGGGGTCTGACCCCTGCCCTCCCATCAGACTATTGTCGTGGTTTACAGATTGCTTTATAGTAGTAATATAGAGAAAAATCCTAATTTATACATTATTTTCAACTCTAATCACTATGTATATATTACAAAAGTCGC
The window above is part of the Desertibacillus haloalkaliphilus genome. Proteins encoded here:
- the fabZ gene encoding 3-hydroxyacyl-ACP dehydratase FabZ; protein product: MLTIEEIKEIIPHRYPFLLIDRIEEVEEGKRAVGIKNVTANEDFFNGHFPEYPVMPGVLIVEALAQVGAVAILKKEENRGRIALFGGIDKCRFKEEVKPGDQLRLEVEIVRLRGPVGKGKATATVNGKVAVETEMTFALK
- a CDS encoding Ig-like domain-containing protein, which produces MKKFMSKTIVTAVALSLVLSAPLHAAANNGKGNPGHSGNNGNNGKGQPKQERVLPNQEKKEERGPKQQSDKHIAKIDDRLDRIESDIYSVRTDIASYFDITFDNEQQNNDETVEVSEEEEREGAEEAHSNEIESDETKSAGEESTTENDAEVVAQAKVEESDEDSSHEEATEEDVNENAASEDENNQNDEEASDEEGMVDELEEELQELENQRHHSFAGKLNAQLNKLNAVENRLGKGSLKSSEATEEVAERVEQLRELAEGTLSTLREKQSSLVDRIVNDENNKEFEQEDVSPVSADKTWSIQFSTKLNASTVNSENFIVSNSEEEIIEVDITYNEATGTVTIEPVETFVTGEAYMLFISSDVTSEEGQKLVESITMSFSIE